In the genome of Chaetodon auriga isolate fChaAug3 chromosome 15, fChaAug3.hap1, whole genome shotgun sequence, one region contains:
- the lrrc32 gene encoding transforming growth factor beta activator LRRC32 encodes MWREESAERSFRLVVFARLLSICEWVGVRAEDVKSTWSGRTTTTSHQLRVSTMAAFQLLFPLLVSCVAASAHPPRHLPPCQVVQMDVFCSDRSLRSAPDNLPPGVQMLDFSRNQVQNLTQETLAYHTSFHHLNLHSNKIHFIQPGLFKDMIDLKVLDLSRNHLNVFALSKINIGPLTAVKSLDLSSNGLYTGMSDYFLADSPSLETLSLNSNSITKIAQDTFSGSSSLTKISLHNNVILEIEDGAFDSLNHLTELDLSKNSITCITDFNLRNLEVLNLSKNSLELFQSTRSKDSYKLQCLDLSENKMHYFPLLPGKNVLKRLDVSRNQLQSINVTGSSGKQANVIFNYLRYLDMSYNQLQSLPESFFNSMRCLEVLNVSNNCIRSFSVTEEGFLQTVKIINLSYNSLQSLTFGENTLLLLEELFLQGNDLATLDHQIFQRLPSVRHLQLEQNNLQICASDQNHQDAEDCVSFTSMPNLQFLNLSENNLRTLPANAFANTPLKLLDLSLNPGLDMDKDSLSGLEHSLVHLLLRENNISNLNTDLSSLRGLKHIDLSTNQLTTLPMWNKESSIESLNLQNNNLVTLEYSTMLALEHSLKTLYMGSNPLSCCSNLGFLHMVQHSGVVVPDIETVTCVHEEYSEPVNIEKVTQEMCHRAGVQNYIIAVVLTALLLMIVLGLLVKCCQSRKRKHNRSFSA; translated from the exons ATGTGGAGGGAAGAGTCAGCTGAGAGGAGCTTTCGGCTTGTGGTGTTTGCTCGGTTACTATCGATCTGCGAGTGGGTGGGTGTGCGCGCTGAGGATGTGAAATCAACATGGTCAGGACGCACCACGACGACTAGTCATCAGCTGAGAGTGAG CACCATGGCCGCCTTCCAGCTGCTCTTCCCGCTGTTGGTCAGCTGTGTGGCGGCATCCGCACATCCTCCTCGCCACCTCCCTCCATGCCAAGTT GTCCAGATGGATGTGTTTTGCAGCGATCGGAGCCTTAGAAGTGCCCCAGACAACCTTCCTCCTGGCGTCCAAATGCTGGACTTTTCTCGTAACCAGGTGCAAAATCTCACGCAGGAAACGCTCGCGTACCACACCAGCTTCCATCATCTGAACCTTCACTCTAACAAGATCCACTTCATCCAGCCGGGACTCTTCAAAGACATGATTGATCTGAAAGTCCTCGATCTGTCCAGGAATCATCTGAATGTTTTCGCTCTCtccaaaatcaacattgggcCTCTTACAGCTGTAAAGTCACTTGATCTTTCAAGCAATGGGCTGTACACAGGAATGTCTGACTATTTCCTGGCTGATTCTCCGTCGCTGGAAACCCTTTCCCTCAACAGCAATAGCATCACCAAGATAGCACAAGATACTTTCAGCGGATCCTCATCCCTGACAAAAATCAGCCTCCACAATAACGTCATCTTGGAGATTGAAGATGGAGCTTTTGACTCTTTGAATCATCTGACTGAACTCGATTTGTCCAAGAACTCAATCACGTGCATCACAGACTTCAATCTGCGTAACTTAGAAGTGCTCAATCTCAGCAAGAACAGcttggagcttttccaaagcACAAGATCAAAAGACTCCTATAAACTACAGTGTTTGGACCTCAGcgaaaacaaaatgcattactttcctcttctccctggAAAAAATGTGCTTAAACGCCTGGACGTTTCACGAAACCAACTCCAGAGCATCAACGTCACAGGAAGTTCAGGAAAACAggcaaatgttatttttaattacCTGAGATACCTGGACATGAGTTACAACCAACTACAAAGCTTACCAGAGTCCTTCTTTAACAGTATGCGATGTCTCGAGGTCCTAAATGTGAGCAATAACTGCATCAGATCGTTTTCTGTCACAGAGGAAGGTTTCCTACAGACAGTGAAGATCATCAATCTCAGCTATAACTCACTGCAGAGTCTGACATTTGGTGAAAACACTCTGCTACTGCTGGAAGAGCTGTTCTTACAAGGCAACGACCTCGCCACCCTGGACCATCAGATATTTCAAAGACTTCCAAGTGTCAGACACCTGCAGCTCGAGCAGAATAACCTGCAAATCTGTGCCTCGGACCAAAACCACCAAGATGCTGAAGACTGTGTTTCCTTTACTTCAATGCCAAACTTGCAGTTCCTGAACCTCTCTGAAAACAATCTAAGGACTCTACCTGCAAATGCCTTTGCCAACACCCCTCTGAAGTTACTGGACTTGTCCCTTAACCCGGGCTTAGACATGGACAAAGACTCCCTCTCTGGTCTGGAGCATTCCTTggttcacctcctcctcagggAGAACAACATTTCCAATCTAAACACAGACCTGTCATCACTGAGGGGTCTCAAACACATAGACCTGTCCACAAACCAGCTGACCACTCTGCCTATGTGGAACAAAGAGTCCTCCATTGAGTCACTAAACCTGCAAAACAACAACCTGGTCACCCTGGAGTACAGCACCATGCTCGCTCTGGAGCATTCACTAAAAACCCTCTACATGGGCTCCAaccctctgagctgctgcagcaaccTTGGCTTCCTCCACATGGTGCAACACTCAGGTGTGGTGGTTCCCGACATCGAGACTGTGACCTGTGTTCACGAGGAGTATTCAGAACCGGTCAATATCGAGAAGGTGACACAGGAAATGTGTCATAGAGCTGGCGTACAAAACTATATTATTGCTGTTGTACTCACAGCGTTACTTCTAATGATCGTGCTGGGGCTGCTGGTTAAATGTTGCCAGTCAAGGAAACGAAAGCACAACCGAAGCTTTAGCGCGTAA